The sequence TTACGGATATCACGGCGTTTATGAAGCAGAACGTGAACTCGGACAGAAATTCTATCTCGATATCGAGCTTCAAGCCGATCTTGAAAAAGCAGGATATTCGGATGACTTAATGGATACAATTGACTATACAGCCGTCTATCGTGAGGTCAAACAGATCACAGAACAGACGAAATTTAAGCTGCTCGAAGCACT comes from Selenomonadales bacterium and encodes:
- the folB gene encoding dihydroneopterin aldolase, whose product is MDKILLKNLMFYGYHGVYEAERELGQKFYLDIELQADLEKAGYSDDLMDTIDYTAVYREVKQITEQTKFKLLEALSQTIADRILAMDARIEAVTVRVRKPSAPMPGSMDFVQTEITRRRKA